tttttagtccaTAACATCGTCAAACTTTCTCTTTTCATGGGCCTTTTTATTTTCGGGAACAAAAATGAGTCTTGCTGTTTTTCTTTGAACCTTTTAAACCATTCGTGACACTTTGAACTACTTAAACATTCATCCTCAAAAGCTTTTGTAACATCTGAAAAGTTTCAGTAAACGTTTTCCCCAACTTGGCACAAAATTTGATTCAAACGCGATGCTCTTCTTTTCCTTTCATCGCAAACAAAGCTACGAAATTaccctgtttttttttttgattctctgttattcaaaaagtcCCGGAACTTTTTGATCAGCCCtcgtttgataattatttcgcactttaataattgtgttaccGTGACTtaacatgatattaatattgtttcctTTATCTCTAATTATTTACctcattatttactttttggtGTATGGTATTaaaagacaatttttataggcaaattttaatgttcaaaattgttgtttttgtatttcataaggtggttattaataatggtttggtttacaattgaaaatatatctaatggttgcattttctttttgtaaaattatttaaaaataacaaaaacgcATTTTTGTAACTCTTATGTATGTAAGTGCAATTAAGATGCAACAGAGACATATTTTAATCAGGCATGAAGCAGTATACTATTTtagatatgatattttataacctaaaatattaataataaaataatcagttgtctgtgttattaatttaacactataataatagttgtttgTGTGTAATACAAGAACAAGGTAAAATAGTCCTTAGCTATTTCaattactgtttattttattaagttattccAATGAAATATGAGATACTACTTAACTTTTAGTTAATAgacttttatattaacatgaaaatatttaagacatttttttggtACTTGTTGCTaactgaataattaaataattggttcaaaatttaaggtgttaattaatttataaaaattttaattgactattaaaaaaatctttttggtCATACCtagtaatgaatttaaaatatattacatttatttactttaatttggTGTTCCATCATACTTTTCAATTTtggtattatacctaaatttattttacataatttaataaattatttatttattttttttatttttttaggaagCATCATTAAGAGCACTTAAAGTATCTGGAGGACGGTGTGAAGGAGCTCTAGATTTTTTAGCTAAGCAACAGCAATGTGAACTGTCTAATGGATGCAGCAAATCTTCAtctggttattattattattattatatcattatttttttaagaacataataaataatttataatacctagtacttaattatatgcatactattattttacaggATTATGTGGTAGTAATAAATTGATCAGAAAATCAAGTTTAGAAAGAAGTGGAGTTGGTCCAAGGAGCAGTCCAGGTCAAGATAGTGGTGCAGGAAGCTCAAGGTCAGATAGCCCAAGACAATCGGACCTAGTCATACACTCTCATCCACCTTTATCTCGTCAATATTCTCCTTCTGCTTATTCAGAAACTCCTCCACCACCTCCGCCCAGAAACAATACTACACCACCACCTCCTCATGTACCGACACACATGCAACAGTTGCTTAAGCGCATGTCACCAGCCCCTGCTGTTCCTTCAAGGCCACCTGCCCCTACACCAGGAACTTCATGTAGTTCCAATCAAAGAGGTACTTCACCAATGGTTGTTCAAAATGGTCCACAAGCACAACAACAATTATCTCAACAGATGCAAGCCTTAAGTATGACTACCACCGAACCCCCGCCGCCTTATCCAATAGTCGGAgctccaccaccaccacccTCATACTCTGTTTCAATTCAAGAGTACCGGAAATCGCCGTCTTCTGGAGTGTTTTCAAATGCAGGGTCATCTAGCCCTATATCTGGATCAACAAATGGAAGTATGTCATCCTTAACTCGACCTACACCATTACAAGCTTGGGGAGCTAGACAAACTAAGACTCAGTCACCAATTATAATGCAGTCTGTACGAAGTACTTTAGTCCAAAAACCTATACTTCAAACTGCTGTTGCACCGCAAGCTCCAGTACCTACTTCTCCCTCCCCAGTTCCACCACCATCTTATGCATCGTCTATTCAACATAAACAACAAGCTCAAAAAGCAGTCCAACAACCTCAGCAAGCGTCATTGTCTTCACCCTCTTCACCCTCTGTTGTACCAACAACTGAACCTCCTAGCTATGCAAGTACTATGCAAGCGCTTGCTGCCCAACGAGTAATTACTAATCCattaccaccaccaccaccataTGCTGAGGACCATCAACATAGGAAACCTACTCCTCCATTACCACCAATCCCATCATCATCCATTGCTAAGAACAAAATGATGAATTGCATTAATTATCATCATccttttagtaataataacaataataataataatggcatTACTAATGGACATGATGAAGAAGATGATAATCAGTCTAAAATTGATCACCAGTCCCCTATTCCAGAGCGAAAACATATTAGCAAAGAGAAAGAAGAAGAAAGACGAGAgtgtaaagtaaaaaattattctcctCAAGCTTTTAAATTCTTCATGGAACAACATgtagaaaatgttattaagtCACACAAACAAAGAGTGTTTAGACGTGTTCAGCTTGAAACGGAAATGGCTAAAATAGGTTTGAGTGAAGAAGCTCAATGTCAAAtgagaaaaatgttatcacaAAAAGAATCAAATTACATACGTCTTAAACGAGCAAAAATGGACAAAtcaatgtttacaaaaatcaaacCGATTGGAGTTGGTGCTTTTGGCGAGGTTACTTTAGTTAGGAAAATTGATACAAACCATTTATATGCcatgaaaacattaaaaaaagcaCATGTACTTAAGCGTAATCAAGTTGCTCATGTAAAAGCTGAAAGAGATATACTAGCAGAAGCTGATAATGAGTGGGttgttaaactatattattcgtTTCAAGATAAAGATCATTTATACTTTGTTATGGATTATATACCTGGTGGAGATTTAATGTCATTGTTAATCAAATTGGGAATATTTGAAGAACATTTGGCAAGGTGAGTtgctttattatatactatgatttattttatacttattatctaaataatataaatgtttttaggttTTACATTGCTGAATTAACTTGTGCTGTAGAGAGTGTACATAAAATGGGTTTTATTCATCGAGATATCAAACcagataatatattgattgatAGAGATGGTCACATTAAACTCACAGACTTTGGATTATGCACTGGATTTAGATGGActcataattcaaaatattatcaagatggtaaatatttaaggaTTTTTcacgtatttaaatatttaaaaattcttattaaaaaaaaatatttaaggtgAACACTGTAGACAAGACTCCATGGGTGGTGGTGAAGAATGGGGTGTAAATGGTGCAGAATGCCGATGTCACCAGTTAAAACCTTTAGAGAGGCGACGTCGGCGAGAACATCAAAGGTGTGAAGCCCATTCATTAGTCGGAACACCAAACTATATAGCCCCTGAAGTATTACTTCGAACTGGTTACACACAATTATGTGATTGGTGGAGTGTTGGTGTCATCCTTTATGAAATGTTGGTTGGATCGCCTCCATTTCTTGCTAACACCCCCGCAGAGACTCAATACAAGGTatatacatcatttttttacaaactatgaagtgatattttgtaatttttttaattaatttgttacagGTTATACATTGGGAAAATACTCTACAAATACCAACATCTGCTAACCTATCACCGGAAGGTGCTGATCTTATACTTAAGTTATGCACTAGTAAAGATAATCGCTTGGGTAAGAATGCTgatgaaatcaaaaatcatcCATTCTTCCAAGATATAGATTTTGAGAGAGGAATGAGACGTCATAATCCTCCACATGTACCACGTATTCAGTTTTCAACTGATACATCTAATTTTGATCCTATCGATCCAGAACGTCTTCAGAACTCTGATTCTTCTGATCCTGACAATAGGAGTTCTGACTCTGATGGTAATCGTCCATTCCATGGATTCTTTGAGTTTACCTTTAGGCGTTTTTTTGATGATGGCGGTGGACCATCATTCCCTACTAGAATCAGTTTGGATGA
The DNA window shown above is from Aphis gossypii isolate Hap1 chromosome 2, ASM2018417v2, whole genome shotgun sequence and carries:
- the LOC114121751 gene encoding serine/threonine-protein kinase Warts, which codes for MNSAAPASGKPSTRSSSSGYRQKALAEIRNSLLPFANIGGCDSSAASCVSSISSASGSATSGIGSVSGLSSLSNNCVDKELNALRQTLTQLIAMGYTEEASLRALKVSGGRCEGALDFLAKQQQCELSNGCSKSSSGLCGSNKLIRKSSLERSGVGPRSSPGQDSGAGSSRSDSPRQSDLVIHSHPPLSRQYSPSAYSETPPPPPPRNNTTPPPPHVPTHMQQLLKRMSPAPAVPSRPPAPTPGTSCSSNQRGTSPMVVQNGPQAQQQLSQQMQALSMTTTEPPPPYPIVGAPPPPPSYSVSIQEYRKSPSSGVFSNAGSSSPISGSTNGSMSSLTRPTPLQAWGARQTKTQSPIIMQSVRSTLVQKPILQTAVAPQAPVPTSPSPVPPPSYASSIQHKQQAQKAVQQPQQASLSSPSSPSVVPTTEPPSYASTMQALAAQRVITNPLPPPPPYAEDHQHRKPTPPLPPIPSSSIAKNKMMNCINYHHPFSNNNNNNNNGITNGHDEEDDNQSKIDHQSPIPERKHISKEKEEERRECKVKNYSPQAFKFFMEQHVENVIKSHKQRVFRRVQLETEMAKIGLSEEAQCQMRKMLSQKESNYIRLKRAKMDKSMFTKIKPIGVGAFGEVTLVRKIDTNHLYAMKTLKKAHVLKRNQVAHVKAERDILAEADNEWVVKLYYSFQDKDHLYFVMDYIPGGDLMSLLIKLGIFEEHLARFYIAELTCAVESVHKMGFIHRDIKPDNILIDRDGHIKLTDFGLCTGFRWTHNSKYYQDGEHCRQDSMGGGEEWGVNGAECRCHQLKPLERRRRREHQRCEAHSLVGTPNYIAPEVLLRTGYTQLCDWWSVGVILYEMLVGSPPFLANTPAETQYKVIHWENTLQIPTSANLSPEGADLILKLCTSKDNRLGKNADEIKNHPFFQDIDFERGMRRHNPPHVPRIQFSTDTSNFDPIDPERLQNSDSSDPDNRSSDSDGNRPFHGFFEFTFRRFFDDGGGPSFPTRISLDDNDGQGAVYV